The proteins below come from a single Strix uralensis isolate ZFMK-TIS-50842 chromosome 8, bStrUra1, whole genome shotgun sequence genomic window:
- the REG4 gene encoding regenerating islet-derived protein 4 encodes MVAVARLALLLLGCVGLLRPAGARYIDYCPKGWSYYKLSCFRYFRQLRSWDEAERQCQASHASAHLVWVEEPGEAATLRKVISYYQRIQPVWIGLRYGHESQAWQWASGDKYSSTSGLAGNGAHGGDCGVLTHLSSFTVWSSTDCTQQHHYICKFTPLR; translated from the exons ATGGTGGCAGTAGCCAGACttgccctcctgctgctgggctgtgtggGGCTCCTGCGGCCGGCCG GCGCCCGGTACATAGATTACTGCCCCAAGGGCTGGTCCTACTACAAGCTCAGCTGCTTCAGGTACTTCCGTCAGCTCCGGAGCTGGGACGAGGCTGAG AGGCAGTGCCAGGCCAGCCACGCCAGTGCCCACCTGGTCTGGGTGGAGGAGCCCGGGGAGGCGGCCACGCTGCGGAAAGTCATCTCCTACTACCAGCGCATACAGCCCGTCTGGATCGGCCTCCGCTATGGGCATGAG AGCCAGGCCTGGCAGTGGGCGAGTGGGGACAAGTACAGCAGCACCAGTGGGCTGGCTGGGAACGGTGCCCACGGAGGGGACTGCGGCGTGCTGACCCACCTCAGCA GCTTCACCGTGTGGTCCAGCACCGACTGCACCCAGCAGCATCACTACATCTGCAAGTTCACCCCCTTGCGCTGA
- the HMGCS2 gene encoding hydroxymethylglutaryl-CoA synthase, mitochondrial yields MLRLVGRATRCWGARRAPLGPEQVPRGAQHPMAVQKACLSSAAGTGAWPKDVGILALEVYFPAQYVEQEELERYDGVEAGKYTRGLGQQQMGFCAAHEDINSLCLTVVQRLVERGRLSWDAIGRLEVGTETVVDKSKAVKTVLMQLFHDSGNTDVEGIDTTNACYGGTASLFNAAAWVESSAWDGRYAVVVCGDIAVYATGNARPTGGAGAIAMLVGPNAPLVLERGLRGTHMEHAYDFYKPDLASEYPVVDGQLSIQCYLRALDRCYAVYRRKAESQWQQAGVQRPFTLDDFKFIIFHTPFCKLVQKSVGRLLLNDFLATPNPDTAAGLYKGLQSFRGVKLEDTYTSKEVEKAFQAASQEIFNQKTKPSLLLSSRNGNMYTPSMYGCLASLLAQSSARDLAGSRIGAFSYGSGLAASMFSLRVSQDAAPGSPLDKLVSSLADLPARLDARKRVAPQDFAEIMKRREETHHLADHAPHGSQADLFPGTWYLTRVDAKYRREYARKPV; encoded by the exons ATGCTGCGCTTGGTTGGCCGCGCCACACGCTGCTGGGGAGCTCGGCGGGCGCCACTGGGGCCGGAGCAGGTACCCCGGGGGGCCCAGCACCCCATGGCTGTGCAGAAGGCATG cctctccagcgCTGCCGGGACGGGCGCCTGGCCTAAGGACGTGGGCATCCTGGCACTGGAGGTGTACTTCCCTGCCCAGTAtgtggagcaggaggagctggagcggTACGACGGCGTGGAGGCCGGCAAGTACACACGGGGCTTGGGCCAGCAGCAGATGGGCTTCTGCGCCGCCCATGAGGACATCAACTCCCTGTGCCTGACGGTGGTGCAGCGGCTGGTGGAGCGCGGGCGCCTCTCCTGGGACGCCATCGGCCGCCTTGAGGTGGGCACCGAGACCGTCGTCGACAAGTCCAAGGCTGTCAAGACCGTCCTTATGCAGCTCTTCCATGACTCGGGCAACACTGACGTGGAGGGCATTGACACCACCAACGCCTGCTATGGGGGCACGGCCTCGCTCTTCAACGCGGCCGCCTGGGTGGAGTCCAGCGCCTGGGAcg GTCGCTACGCCGTGGTGGTGTGCGGGGACATCGCTGTCTATGCCACAGGGAACGCGCGGCCCACGGGAGGTGCCGGTGCCATCGCCATGCTAGTGGGACCCAACGCCCCACTGGTGCTGGAGAGAG GCCTGCGGGGAACCCACATGGAGCACGCCTATGACTTCTACAAGCCGGACCTGGCCTCCGAGTACCCAGTGGTGGACGGGCAGCTCTCCATCCAGTGCTACCTGCGGGCACTGGACCGCTGCTACGCTGTGTACCGCCGGAAGGCAGAGAGCCAGTGGCAGCAGG CCGGCGTCCAGCGGCCCTTCACCCTCGACGACTTCAAGTTCATCATCTTCCACACGCCCTTCTGCAAGCTGGTGCAGAAGTCAGTGGGGCGGCTGCTGCTCAATGACTTCTTGGCCACCCCCAACCCTGACACAGCTGCCGGCCTCTACAAGGGTCTACAGTCTTTTCG TGGTGTGAAGCTGGAGGACACCTACACCAGTAAGGAGGTGGAGAAGGCGTTCCAGGCAGCCAGCCAGGAGATCTTCAACCAGAAGACCAagccctccctgctcctctcctcccgcAATGGCAACATGTACACGCCATCCATGTATGGCTGCCTGGCCTCCCTCCTGGCACA GTCCTCAGCGCGGGACCTGGCCGGCTCCCGGATCGGTGCCTTCTCCTACGGCTCAGGGCTGGCCGCCAGCATGTTCTCCCTCCGCGTCTCACAGGATGCGGCCCCGG GTTCGCCCCTGGACAAGCTGGTCTCAAGCCTGGCCGACCTGCCAGCTCGCCTGGATGCCCGCAAGCGCGTGGCCCCGCAGGACTTTGCCGAGATCATGAAGCGGCGGGAGGAGACCCATCACTtgg ctgaCCACGCTCCCCACGGCTCCCAGGCAGATCTCTTCCCTGGCACCTGGTACCTGACACGGGTGGACGCCAAGTACCGCCGGGAATACGCCAGGAAGCCCGTCTAG
- the PHGDH gene encoding D-3-phosphoglycerate dehydrogenase, producing the protein MALGRLQKVLISDSLDPCCREILQAGGLRVQEKPGLSKEELLREIRDCDGLIVRSATKVTADVLEAAERLQVVGRAGTGVDNVDVEAATRKGVLVMNTPTGNSLSAAELTCGMILCLARQIPQAAASMKEGKWDRKKYMGMELNGKTLGVLGLGRIGREVATRMQAFGMKTIGYDPIITPETSAAFGVEQLPLEEIWPRCDFITVHTPLLASTMGLLNDSTFAKCRRGVQVVNCARGGIVDEGALLRALRSGQCGGAALDVFTQEPPKDRDLVNHPNVICCPHLGASTQEAQSRCGKEIAMQIVDMAMGKGLAGTVNGQALSKAFAPQTKPWIALARALGSVLRMAGKQAQGSVQVCTRGTPLQEAGSYLTPAVAAGMLAGGAQKDVTLVNALLLAQEAGLKVTTTHGDMAPEPDGSAGLLQVSLQGTPHRVVGTVQGSTPVLREINGATFKQPAPLTGPILIYRAKASEPSTLPALTGLLGKAGVQLQSYHSSSTVAGEQWSVVGLSAPLSDLSELKPRVAEVFQLHL; encoded by the exons aTGGCGCTGGGGAGGCTGCAGAAGGTGCTGATCAGCGACAGCCTGGACCCCTGCTGCCGGGAGATCCTGCAGGCTGGCGGCCTCCGGGTGCAGGAGAAGCCCGGGCTGAGCAAGGAGGAGCTGCTGCGGGAGATCCGG GACTGCGATGGCCTCATCGTCCGCTCGGCCACCAAAGTCACGGCCGACGTGCTGGAGGCGGCGGAGAGGCTGCAGGTGGTGGGCAGAGCAGGCACCGGCGTGGACAACGTGGACGTGGAGGCGGCCACCAGGAAGGGTGTCCTGGTCATGAA CACACCCACTGGCAACAGCCTCAGCGCCGCCGAGCTCACCTGCGGGATGATCCTGTGCCTGGCCAG GCAGAtcccgcaggcagctgcctccatGAAGGAGGGCAAGTGGGACCGTAAGAAG TACATGGGCATGGAGCTCAACGGGAAGACACTGGgcgtgctggggctgggccgCATCGGCAGGGAGGTGGCCACCCGCATGCAGGCTTTCGGCATGAAG ACCATAGGCTACGACCCCATCATCACCCCCGAAACCTCGGCCGCCTTTGGCGTGGAGCAGCTGCCGCTGGAGGAGATCTGGCCCCGCTGTGACTTCATCACGGTGCACACACCACTGCTGGCCTCCACCATGG GGCTCCTGAACGACAGCACCTTCGCCAAGTGCCGCCGCGGCGTGCAGGTGGTGAACTGCGCCCGCGGCGGCATTGTGGACGAGGGCGCGCTGCTGCGGGCGCTGCGGTCAGGGCAGTGCGGCGGGGCCGCCCTCGACGTCTTCACACAG GAGCCCCCGAAGGACCGTGACCTGGTGAACCACCCCAATGTCATCTGCTGCCCACACCTGGGCGCCAGCACGCAGGAGGCGCAGAGCCGCTGCGGGAAGGAGATCGCCATGCAGATCGTGGACATGGCCATGGGGAAGGGGCTGGCCGGCACA GTCAACGGGCAGGCTCTCAGCAAGGCTTTTGCACCCCAGACCAAGCCCTGGATTGCCCTGGCCAGGGCCCTGGGCTCGGTGCTGCGTATGGCGGGCAAGCAAGCGCAGGGCAGCGTGCAGGTCTGCACCCGAG GGACACCCCTGCAGGAGGCCGGGAGCTACCTGACACCCGCCGTGGCTGCGGGCATGCTGGCTGGAGGGGCGCAGAAGGACGTGACCCTGGTGAAcgccctgctgctggcccaggaGGCTGGGCTGAAG GTCACAACCACCCACGGCGACATGGCCCCCGAGCCCGACGGCAGCGCCGGCTTGCTGCAGGTGTCCCTGCAGGGCACCCCACACCGGGTGGTGGGGACAGTGCAGGGCAGCACCCCAGTGCTGCGGGAGATCAATGGGGCCACCTTCAAGCAGCCGGCTCCGCTGACTGGCCCCATCCTCATCTACAGAGCCAAAGCCTCTGAGCCCAGCACACTGCCTGCGCTCACCG ggctgctggggaaggcGGGGGTCCAGCTCCAGTCCTACCACAGCTCCAGCACTGTGGCGGGGGAGCAGTGGAGTGTCGTGGGGCTCTCAGCCCCCCTGTCCGACCTCAGCGAGCTGAAACCACGAGTTGCGGAGGTCTTCCAGCTCCACCTGTAA